CGAGGTGGTTCTCCTTGCAGCGACTGCTGCGTCGGACTCTCCTGCGAGCGATTGACAAGAAGCCCATCTGTAACGGGAACACTCAGTCGTGGCGGGGCCTGTACGCGCAAGACTCGATCGTGCGGTGGCCCTTCGACAGCTTCATCCGCAAGCGTGACCGAATGCGCGCCTGGGCGAACGCGCCGGAAGGACCGCCGGTGCTGCTCGTCAACCGTCCTCAAGACCTGAAGGCGTGCATGTGTCGCTTTCGGTCAGTATCTGGCCGATGAACCATCCCTTGCGAAGACCGTTGACGGGCCGGTGATGGTACCGACCACCGCGCAGCGACGTGGCTACGAACTAACCTCCGTTCATGGTCACCGCCCAGGAGTTCGCGCAGACGTGGCACCGAGTGCTGTTCGAGGAGGACATGACTCAGACGTGGCAGGGAATGACGAAGGAATTCCGCCGGATAGTGGCCCAAGTCGCTTTGGGTAAGGCAAAGACGCGGGGTGAGGACGTCGACTCGACCGTAGAGGCGCTCTCCGAAGCGGTCCCCGCCCATCCGGATGTGCGTGAGTTCTTTAGCGCTGCATGCACGATCCTGCAACGGGCCTGCGGTGCACATCCTGATTCGGTAGGCGCCGGGGTTACTACTCGCGTCGAAGCGCCGGCGTACGAGGTCGTCCGCCTCTACGTCCTCGACGACCTGTCGACCGACGCAGATGGCCACGGATACCTCCCACCCGGCGAGTCGGCGAGAGCGCTCACGCTCATCACGAGCGCCGAGCCGTCCACCTCATGGCAGATGGCCGGCATCGGGAGAGTGATGACCACCGGTTGGCCACCGACAGTGCTTTGGGAGCCGCCGCCAGAGGTATAGGACGCTGCTCGCAGACTTGGCCCCCGCATGCCGATCCTCATGCGGGAACGCTCGGATCGTTTCCCGTTGCTGGCCCACGCGCGATCTCGTGCTGACGGTCTGATCTGATGCCACTCGATCGCAGGCAGAAGGGACTTAGACGTCCGCCTCGGTGGACTTCCGTAGCCGGCTGGCGCCGATCAGCCCGAGGACGAGGAATGCCGCGGCGATGAGCAGCGCCCAACGGGCGGCGTCGGCGAACCCGTCAGATAGCGCGTGGACAGCGCCGGTGGTGTGCGCACCGAGGGGACTGTCGATTCCCTGGGGGGAGCCTATTGCTGTGGCTCACCCAGGCGCGCCCCCTGCTCGAGCTCGGCGGCGAGACCTTCACCTGTCGCGGCTCGGGCGAGAGCGCGCCCCAGCGCAGGTGCCTGCTTGAACAGATTGTGACCGGCCACGAACAGGACAGAGCCTGCCTCCCACACGGCCACGCCGTCCTCGCTCCATGGGAGGTCGGTCACCCAGCAGTGAAGGAAGTCGCGCGGCTCTGGGTGGAGACCGGGCAGCGCCCGTGTCACGTATTCGCGCGCGCGTTCGTCCAGGGATCGAATCGCCGCAGGGTCGATGAACGTTCCGTCGTCGCGGACGCCGACGGTCTCGCTGAGTCCGACCGAATAACTGCTGTTGCCCGGTAACGGCGTCGCGTACACGCCGACTTCGCCGAAGACGCCGCTGCTGTCCTGCAGGCACGCGACTCGTGCCAGAGCGGCGGCTTTCACGTCGAAGGTCAGCCGGACGTGCGCGGCAAGGCGAACCGGCAGCGACAGGCCGACGCTGCGGGCCAGGCGGGCGGTTTCGCGGCCGGCGCACACGACCACCTTGGAGTAGACAGCCCGGTCGGTGACGCTGCGCACCTCGACCGTCCCACCGGCGCGGGGATCGATGGAGATGACCTCTGCGGTGGTGATGGCATCTGCGAGGGTACCCGCGAGTGCCGTGATCGCGGTGCGGGTGCGGATCGCGCCGCCCGACTCGTCGAGCACCGCTGGCCCCGAGTACCCAGCGAGCAGCGGCATCCGTTGGGCGAGCTCGGCTGCATCGATCTCGTACGCTTTCACGCCGCCGACCTGGTCGAGCACCCGCAGCCGCGCCAGGGCGCTGTCGCCGATCGCCACGACACCGTCTGATGAGACCAGCTCGACGTCGAAGTGTTCGGCCCACTCATCCCATACGCCGCGGCTTTCGCGCGCGAAAGCGACGAGTCGCGGGTCGTCGTGGGCATGCCGGAAGATCCGCGACTCGCCTGCGGACTGACCAGTTCCGGGCAGACCGGCCTCGTACAAGCGCACCGGCACGCCCTGCTCCCGCAGCGCGTACGCCGTCGACAGACCGACGATCCCGCCCCCGATCACTGCTACCTCGGGTGAACGCGTCGGGGCAACGTCGTCGTCAGTTCCTGTCATCGCGGTTCCTCGATCTGTTGGTGATGTGCGATGGGCCGCAAGACAAGGGGCCGCTGCCACGACGTCAACGGGCTGTGTCAGCCCGAAGTCACCGCGCGCAGCGACCCCTCATGTCGGGGTCAGTACGCCCGGTCTGTGGTGTCAGGCGGGGAGTTTGGAGTCCAACACGTCGAGCTTCTCGATCGTCGGTTCGGAGAACAACGTGCCGGTCTGCTCGCCGAGAGCTACCGCAACAGGGCCGGACAGGTGGGCGTCACGTCCGGCGTCATCGGGGAACACGTCGAAGATCCCGAACGAGGTCGGCCCGAGGCGGATCGCGAACCACGCGGTGGTCGCCTGCTCGTCCTCGACAAGCGCACGGCCGCTGTCAAGGAACTCCTTCACGTCGTCCTCCTTGCCGGGCAACGCGTCGAACCTGACCAGCAATCCCTTGGTCACACTCATGACTTCTCCTCTTCCTTTGTCGTGGTGCCCGCGAGTTGGGACACGATCGCCTCGGAGAACGCTGGCAGGTCCTCCGGCGAGCGGCTGGTGATGAGATTCGTGTCGACCACGACCTCCTGGTCAACGACGTTCGCGCCGGCATTGCGCAGATCCGTGCGGATGCTCGGGAAGGACGTCAGGGTGCGACCGGTGGCCACGCCGGCCTCGATCA
This genomic window from Flexivirga oryzae contains:
- a CDS encoding putative quinol monooxygenase: MSVTKGLLVRFDALPGKEDDVKEFLDSGRALVEDEQATTAWFAIRLGPTSFGIFDVFPDDAGRDAHLSGPVAVALGEQTGTLFSEPTIEKLDVLDSKLPA
- a CDS encoding NAD(P)/FAD-dependent oxidoreductase, coding for MTGTDDDVAPTRSPEVAVIGGGIVGLSTAYALREQGVPVRLYEAGLPGTGQSAGESRIFRHAHDDPRLVAFARESRGVWDEWAEHFDVELVSSDGVVAIGDSALARLRVLDQVGGVKAYEIDAAELAQRMPLLAGYSGPAVLDESGGAIRTRTAITALAGTLADAITTAEVISIDPRAGGTVEVRSVTDRAVYSKVVVCAGRETARLARSVGLSLPVRLAAHVRLTFDVKAAALARVACLQDSSGVFGEVGVYATPLPGNSSYSVGLSETVGVRDDGTFIDPAAIRSLDERAREYVTRALPGLHPEPRDFLHCWVTDLPWSEDGVAVWEAGSVLFVAGHNLFKQAPALGRALARAATGEGLAAELEQGARLGEPQQ